One part of the Chryseobacterium mulctrae genome encodes these proteins:
- a CDS encoding Crp/Fnr family transcriptional regulator codes for MKTISCMKIDEQLLKSYSAETKIYKEKELIFREGDSPNFYYQIIEGAVKVNNFNDEGKEFIHNILGKGQSFGDAHLFIEKKYTVNSYALKPTTIIMLPRKNFINLVKEHPHISLEINACLSHRLYFKMKMIHDMVSQKPSERILGLFNYLRSYTDCEDQHSFNIQLTRQQIADLTGLRVETIIRTIKKMEKENLLKIEDRKIYY; via the coding sequence ATGAAAACAATAAGTTGCATGAAGATTGACGAGCAATTGCTGAAATCTTACAGTGCTGAAACTAAAATTTACAAAGAAAAAGAACTTATTTTCAGAGAAGGCGATTCGCCGAATTTTTATTATCAGATTATAGAAGGTGCCGTAAAGGTTAATAATTTTAATGATGAAGGGAAAGAATTCATCCATAATATTTTAGGAAAAGGGCAAAGCTTTGGAGATGCACATTTATTTATAGAAAAAAAATATACTGTGAATTCTTACGCTCTAAAGCCTACAACGATCATCATGTTACCAAGAAAAAATTTTATAAATCTGGTAAAAGAGCATCCTCATATTTCTTTGGAAATAAATGCATGTTTATCGCATCGCCTTTATTTCAAAATGAAAATGATTCACGATATGGTTTCACAAAAGCCTTCGGAAAGAATTCTTGGTCTATTCAATTATCTGAGAAGCTATACCGATTGTGAAGATCAACATTCGTTTAATATACAGCTTACAAGGCAGCAAATTGCTGATCTTACCGGTTTACGTGTAGAAACCATCATCAGAACCATCAAAAAAATGGAAAAGGAAAATCTGCTGAAAATTGAAGACCGCAAAATATATTATTAA
- a CDS encoding Crp/Fnr family transcriptional regulator produces MVIHQKILESAGAISKNYLPTENIFTEGESAQYYFQIVSGSVKMNKYDESGKENIQNRLEAGECLGESFLFIDHQYPMNAVAINSCEVLSLKKSLFISLMQKNPKMCFEINKNLSKKLHFK; encoded by the coding sequence ATGGTTATCCACCAAAAAATCCTGGAATCTGCAGGAGCTATCAGTAAAAACTATCTGCCTACAGAAAATATTTTTACAGAAGGCGAGTCTGCTCAATATTATTTCCAGATTGTTTCCGGAAGTGTAAAAATGAATAAATATGATGAATCTGGTAAAGAAAATATTCAAAATCGTTTGGAAGCAGGAGAGTGTCTTGGTGAGTCTTTTCTTTTTATAGATCATCAATATCCTATGAATGCAGTAGCCATCAATTCTTGTGAAGTTTTGAGTTTAAAAAAAAGTTTATTTATCAGTTTAATGCAGAAAAATCCGAAAATGTGTTTTGAAATAAATAAAAATCTTTCTAAGAAGCTCCATTTTAAATAA
- a CDS encoding pyridoxamine 5'-phosphate oxidase family protein, protein MSTENLNNAEAVKKIKELSERAKICMFCTNLESLPINTRPMGLQETDEGGNLWFISSEASNKNFEIKDDKRVQLLFMNNSDSEYLSIFGDAVIYKDRSTIEEKWSAMANAWFDGKDDPNVSIIRVTPKDTYYWDTKAGKLVSLLSFVAAAVTGNKTDNSDGVEGNARV, encoded by the coding sequence ATGTCAACAGAAAATTTGAATAACGCAGAAGCGGTAAAAAAAATTAAGGAACTTTCAGAAAGAGCTAAAATCTGTATGTTCTGCACCAATCTAGAAAGTTTACCCATCAATACCCGACCGATGGGTCTTCAGGAAACTGATGAAGGTGGAAATCTATGGTTTATTAGCAGTGAAGCCAGCAACAAAAATTTTGAAATAAAAGATGACAAAAGAGTACAACTTTTATTTATGAATAACTCAGATTCAGAATATCTTTCTATATTTGGTGACGCTGTGATTTATAAAGACAGATCAACCATTGAAGAGAAATGGTCTGCAATGGCAAATGCTTGGTTTGACGGAAAAGACGATCCTAATGTTTCGATTATCCGTGTAACGCCAAAAGATACTTATTATTGGGACACCAAAGCTGGAAAACTCGTAAGTCTTCTAAGTTTTGTAGCTGCCGCAGTTACCGGAAATAAAACCGATAATTCTGACGGTGTAGAAGGGAACGCTAGAGTTTAA